A DNA window from Stenotrophomonas sp. 57 contains the following coding sequences:
- a CDS encoding nitroreductase, with translation MPDPAALLALDARRSVPSRQLAEPGPDPATLQRMLASAVRVPDHGKRVPFRFLKIAGDARHTLGDFLAQRSRQRDPQAGEAVFEKDRQRFSHAPLVIVVVASPRPDPKVPEQEQLMTAGCVCFALLQAAQALGFGAQWLTAWMAFDPAVQAYLGLSEGEGIAGFIHIGTPKAAVPERERPDPAALLRDWTPPA, from the coding sequence ATGCCCGACCCCGCTGCCCTGCTCGCCCTGGATGCCCGCCGCTCCGTGCCTTCGCGGCAGCTGGCCGAGCCCGGCCCGGATCCGGCCACCCTGCAGCGGATGCTCGCCTCCGCAGTGCGTGTTCCCGACCACGGCAAGCGCGTACCGTTCCGCTTCCTGAAGATTGCCGGCGATGCACGTCACACTCTGGGCGACTTCCTGGCCCAGCGCAGCCGCCAGCGTGACCCGCAGGCCGGCGAGGCGGTGTTCGAGAAGGACCGCCAGCGCTTCAGCCATGCGCCGCTGGTGATCGTGGTGGTGGCCAGCCCGCGACCGGACCCGAAGGTGCCCGAACAGGAACAGCTGATGACCGCCGGCTGCGTCTGCTTCGCGCTGCTGCAGGCCGCTCAGGCCTTGGGCTTCGGCGCGCAGTGGCTGACCGCCTGGATGGCCTTCGATCCGGCCGTGCAGGCCTATCTGGGGCTGTCCGAGGGCGAAGGCATTGCCGGTTTCATCCATATCGGCACGCCGAAGGCCGCCGTCCCCGAACGCGAGCGCCCCGATCCGGCGGCCCTGCTGCGCGACTGGACGCCGCCGGCATGA